A single window of Leptospira semungkisensis DNA harbors:
- a CDS encoding DUF455 family protein → MTLNEFAAFLIGSGKLEDKLYSPERMPEDIIWPNYIPPIKPERSTKISFSDKKSKMPRVEHLNLEENRVLSLHHFANHELMAVELFAWGILRFQDAPASVRKSLYKTILEEQKHLRLYLDSIRAWGMDLGDRPLNYIFWKQIPNMQSLQKFYAIMALTFEGANLDFSLIYQKAFEKFEDIQRSEIMEIVHKDEIRHVKRGAKVVFSEGVSDEDQWEKYKELLAHPFTPRRAKGFFYFPELRTRAGLSIEFADRLGSYQDDYEGTTNARIAQSVLGLRTES, encoded by the coding sequence GTGACTCTAAACGAATTTGCTGCCTTTCTGATCGGTTCCGGGAAACTGGAAGATAAACTCTATTCTCCTGAAAGAATGCCTGAGGATATTATTTGGCCGAATTATATTCCTCCTATTAAGCCGGAACGTTCTACTAAGATCTCTTTTTCGGATAAGAAGTCTAAGATGCCTCGAGTAGAGCATCTGAATCTAGAAGAGAATCGAGTTCTTTCCCTTCATCATTTTGCGAATCATGAGTTAATGGCAGTGGAGTTATTTGCTTGGGGAATTTTGAGATTCCAAGATGCTCCTGCTTCCGTTCGAAAGAGTCTGTACAAAACGATCTTAGAAGAACAAAAACATCTTCGGTTGTATCTGGATTCGATCCGAGCTTGGGGAATGGATCTTGGTGATCGCCCTTTGAATTATATTTTTTGGAAGCAGATCCCGAACATGCAGAGTCTTCAGAAATTCTATGCGATTATGGCTCTTACCTTCGAAGGAGCAAATCTGGATTTTTCTCTGATCTATCAAAAGGCTTTTGAAAAATTCGAAGATATCCAACGATCTGAGATCATGGAGATCGTTCATAAGGACGAGATCCGCCATGTAAAGAGAGGAGCCAAGGTGGTATTTTCGGAAGGAGTTTCCGATGAGGACCAGTGGGAAAAATACAAAGAACTGTTGGCTCATCCGTTCACTCCTAGGAGAGCAAAGGGTTTCTTTTATTTTCCTGAACTTAGGACTAGAGCGGGGCTTTCGATAGAGTTTGCCGATCGATTGGGCTCGTACCAAGACGATTACGAGGGTACTACGAATGCCAGGATTGCTCAGTCGGTGCTCGGCTTAAGGACTGAGTCCTAG
- a CDS encoding flagellar motor protein MotB → MNGRTRFSRYKKSESSGEENRDRWLLTYADMITLLLGLFIILYSISQVDQNKLKQVADLVRGGFGLGESFFEGSNISIEDDPLLQPRTQLYRFWERISYALKKMKEKTKLFIGINEAEEIRIQIFAPSLGEGEFQPDEDTDFTFKKVAEVAQGMDVDITLRVQVPYAEQAGQGFRNIWEYNAHRASLIAETLSEKYGISKDRLSVQAYSGFRKIGQEEGPSPEVKASQERIEIIIRKRGKEE, encoded by the coding sequence TTGAACGGAAGGACCAGATTCTCTAGATATAAAAAATCCGAAAGCTCGGGAGAAGAAAATCGGGATCGTTGGCTATTGACCTATGCCGATATGATCACACTTCTTCTTGGACTTTTTATTATTCTATATTCTATTTCGCAAGTGGATCAAAACAAACTCAAACAGGTGGCCGACCTAGTTCGAGGAGGATTCGGTCTAGGAGAATCTTTCTTCGAAGGATCCAATATCAGCATTGAAGACGATCCCTTACTCCAACCTAGAACTCAGTTATATAGATTCTGGGAAAGGATCTCCTACGCATTGAAAAAGATGAAGGAGAAGACCAAGTTATTCATCGGTATCAATGAGGCCGAAGAAATACGAATCCAGATCTTTGCGCCTTCTTTAGGAGAAGGTGAATTTCAGCCTGATGAGGATACAGACTTTACTTTTAAGAAAGTGGCGGAAGTAGCACAAGGTATGGATGTGGACATCACTCTCAGAGTGCAGGTTCCTTATGCAGAGCAAGCTGGACAAGGCTTTCGAAATATTTGGGAGTACAATGCTCACCGTGCTAGTTTGATCGCGGAGACGCTTTCAGAAAAATATGGGATCTCTAAGGACAGACTCTCGGTCCAAGCTTATAGCGGGTTTAGAAAAATCGGACAAGAAGAAGGTCCGAGTCCTGAAGTAAAAGCTTCTCAAGAAAGAATAGAAATCATCATACGCAAGCGAGGAAAGGAAGAATAG
- a CDS encoding LIC13341 family surface-exposed protein, which produces MSRSLSILKVFISVLFIGILTACNSKTPSDSKIISLTIPPSEEKSPDVVLKKLGNLDEDPALESFALVRNGTEEILAVFKKKDDEWALQSKIQFNLLNIGPFHYDNKSSSWKPGEDEKSEKAGYVVKRILMEELPGDSFNSLFLEVLSEEPPIGLFSVPYVLRKGEKILNGLAVLKDHQFLPKSKRIDFSYNKEEKNLTIFPNNRTYAQNFNFNGWELVPDVPNVAAPGLMTVEAPDSWTKGKPEEVVIWFKNRGSFSGTTYISLSFPQGGKLEIDAGKEGLKAYSSGSSIFSSSQKYINSTVPLLEITKEGWARNHKYGVRFKYTPDTDELPYILVRSTSKSYRDKVNLPTDFSSVKTEVDQQGFRSYPLSLVSRGKSK; this is translated from the coding sequence ATGTCCCGATCCTTATCTATCTTAAAAGTATTTATTTCAGTTCTATTTATAGGCATTTTAACTGCCTGCAATTCCAAAACCCCATCCGATTCAAAGATCATTTCTCTAACCATTCCTCCGTCTGAAGAGAAAAGTCCCGACGTGGTATTAAAGAAATTGGGAAATCTGGATGAGGATCCGGCTCTCGAATCTTTCGCTCTGGTCCGAAACGGTACCGAAGAAATCTTGGCTGTCTTCAAGAAAAAGGACGATGAATGGGCGCTCCAGTCCAAGATACAATTCAATCTTTTGAATATAGGTCCTTTTCATTACGATAACAAGTCTTCTTCTTGGAAACCTGGTGAGGATGAAAAATCCGAAAAAGCAGGTTATGTAGTTAAAAGAATTCTAATGGAAGAACTGCCTGGAGATTCCTTTAACAGCTTGTTCTTAGAAGTCCTAAGTGAAGAGCCGCCGATCGGACTTTTTTCGGTGCCTTATGTATTGCGCAAAGGAGAAAAGATCCTGAACGGTCTTGCTGTTCTAAAGGATCACCAATTCCTTCCTAAATCCAAACGAATTGATTTCTCTTATAATAAGGAAGAGAAGAATCTAACGATCTTTCCGAATAATAGAACCTACGCTCAGAACTTTAATTTTAACGGATGGGAATTAGTTCCTGATGTTCCGAATGTTGCCGCTCCCGGCCTGATGACTGTGGAGGCTCCTGACTCTTGGACCAAGGGTAAACCTGAAGAAGTGGTGATCTGGTTCAAGAACAGAGGCTCTTTCTCCGGAACTACGTACATCAGTCTTTCTTTTCCTCAAGGTGGAAAATTGGAAATTGATGCTGGCAAAGAAGGATTGAAAGCCTATTCTTCCGGATCTTCTATTTTTTCTTCTAGCCAAAAGTATATTAATTCTACCGTGCCTCTATTAGAAATCACTAAAGAAGGTTGGGCTCGAAATCATAAGTACGGAGTCAGATTTAAGTATACTCCCGATACGGATGAGCTTCCTTATATCTTAGTAAGGTCGACTTCTAAATCATATAGGGACAAGGTAAATCTTCCTACAGATTTCAGTTCCGTAAAAACGGAAGTTGACCAACAAGGGTTCCGCAGTTATCCTCTTTCTCTCGTAAGTCGGGGAAAATCCAAGTAA
- a CDS encoding ATP-binding protein — MRETADSLLVRQHSGSYVMFLPPDLASIRDFRKALRQSLEENTFLSKDIQQIELAADEALTNSISANFNSSSDETIICRWVVKGSKFTLWIVDYGSGLKKEKIEAQITETKPSTLQDFLKKVKTYQDAKCELLPLRGTPTQHRNLGKGLLIMQSLMDSVKIMYHCKEGRISSDPNDKSIRGSIIELAFDSKKHPV, encoded by the coding sequence ATGAGGGAAACCGCCGATTCACTTTTGGTTAGGCAACATTCGGGTTCGTACGTTATGTTCCTTCCCCCTGATCTGGCCAGCATAAGAGACTTCCGAAAAGCTCTTCGTCAATCGCTGGAAGAGAATACGTTTCTTTCTAAGGACATTCAGCAAATCGAATTGGCCGCAGACGAGGCCCTCACTAATTCAATTTCGGCTAACTTTAACTCTAGCTCCGATGAGACTATCATCTGCAGATGGGTCGTAAAAGGATCCAAGTTTACTCTTTGGATCGTGGATTACGGCTCCGGACTTAAGAAGGAGAAGATTGAAGCGCAAATAACGGAGACCAAACCTTCTACATTGCAGGATTTCTTAAAGAAGGTGAAGACTTACCAAGATGCAAAGTGTGAACTTCTTCCATTGAGAGGAACTCCTACGCAACATAGGAACTTGGGTAAGGGACTACTCATCATGCAATCTCTGATGGACTCGGTCAAGATCATGTATCATTGTAAGGAAGGAAGAATTTCCTCCGACCCAAATGATAAAAGTATCCGAGGATCCATCATTGAACTCGCCTTCGATTCTAAAAAGCATCCAGTCTAA
- a CDS encoding LA_2478/LA_2722/LA_4182 family protein, which yields MISVHTKRTALISLILVSFVASFGAGCAKKKKPSAAAEAIWKLDRDGIPDSSGLAWVSRYCEKIRDCAQDDLKSLNADAAAILEKRLRKDFCLERFKETKVYAYPSQDPRITLERTISCFKTATEAQCSEIKKGVANLSEDCKWLDQLQNSNG from the coding sequence ATGATCTCCGTACATACAAAAAGAACGGCACTGATAAGTCTTATCCTCGTATCATTTGTTGCTTCCTTCGGTGCCGGTTGCGCCAAGAAAAAGAAGCCATCAGCCGCTGCAGAAGCGATTTGGAAACTGGATAGGGATGGGATTCCTGATTCTAGCGGGCTCGCTTGGGTTTCCAGATATTGCGAAAAGATCAGGGATTGCGCTCAAGACGATCTGAAATCGTTGAATGCGGATGCTGCAGCCATTCTAGAAAAAAGACTTAGAAAGGATTTTTGTTTAGAAAGATTTAAGGAAACGAAAGTATATGCCTATCCTTCCCAAGATCCTAGAATAACTTTGGAGAGAACGATTTCCTGTTTCAAAACGGCAACAGAAGCGCAATGTTCTGAGATCAAAAAGGGAGTCGCAAATTTATCCGAAGATTGTAAATGGCTGGACCAATTACAAAACTCTAACGGATAA
- a CDS encoding FFLEELY motif protein, which yields MSSFEEHKLKQAKIEVVRAQVERFRKFYADYFHLEETISMVEYFFETIYNLDGKEAWMHLALDTYQRVKGMMKETTRANLETLIELNNLTDQLDGEMAKLLIERDWDGRKLAREEYDELYRAYGHREEREKQLEIVLHNLRTFYELAHKPIAAYLIRPARFMASLLGVSLLFDSVEKAYNAVLPVSPEIFVSFIEQVEQREWEYLNAAFPSETSAKESES from the coding sequence GTGAGCAGTTTCGAAGAACATAAACTCAAGCAAGCAAAGATAGAAGTTGTACGCGCTCAAGTGGAGAGATTTCGCAAATTCTATGCGGATTATTTTCATTTAGAAGAAACGATTTCTATGGTTGAGTATTTCTTCGAGACGATCTACAATTTGGACGGAAAAGAAGCCTGGATGCATTTGGCTTTAGATACGTACCAAAGAGTAAAAGGAATGATGAAGGAGACGACTAGAGCCAATCTTGAAACTCTGATCGAATTGAATAATCTTACTGACCAACTCGATGGTGAGATGGCCAAGCTTTTGATCGAAAGAGATTGGGACGGACGCAAACTCGCTCGAGAAGAATACGACGAATTATATCGTGCATACGGTCATAGAGAAGAAAGAGAGAAACAGCTTGAGATCGTTCTTCATAATCTAAGGACTTTTTACGAGTTGGCTCATAAGCCGATCGCTGCGTACCTGATTCGACCTGCAAGATTCATGGCGTCCCTATTGGGAGTTTCTCTTTTATTTGATTCTGTTGAAAAGGCGTATAACGCAGTTCTTCCTGTATCCCCTGAGATTTTTGTTTCCTTTATCGAGCAAGTTGAACAGAGAGAATGGGAATATTTAAATGCTGCATTCCCCAGCGAAACTTCTGCAAAGGAGTCTGAATCTTGA
- the gltX gene encoding glutamate--tRNA ligase, with product MPENKEVRTRFAPSPTGFLHVGGARTALFNYLYAKAQGGKFLLRIEDTDQTRSTEESFKTILESLKWLGIEWDEGPGAGGPHGPYIQSERISIYKEYTEKLISEGKAYRCFCTQEELEAKKKQAEAMGVPYVYDGLHANMSEAEVQEKLKAGTPYSVRFKTPSKTLIFDDIIQGKVKFETKLIGDFIIVKSDGFPSYNYAVVVDDGLMKISHVIRGVGHLSNTPRQILIYEALGFPVPEFAHASEIVGMDGKKLSKRAGATSILAFRDLGYLPETFLNYMALLGWTSPDGQEFLPGDILKKTFDVHRCSKSPSTFDVFKKPKGDEEVATNFSSLDQIAEAMNPKSKLNWLSNKYIRELPIETVAEALAPFIVNRNDIPAEYRDPKSAELRSIVDSVRVYLDNLRQAPDYIAEFFVSELKVEDGEAKEILGQESSPKVIETFYSLLQKSEPKTDEDYKGLMAQTGETTGQKGKTLFMPIRVSATGKAHGLELPILFPLLGKEKLLKRIEKTSVQVGISLP from the coding sequence ATGCCAGAAAATAAGGAAGTTAGAACCAGGTTCGCACCTTCTCCTACGGGTTTCCTTCATGTGGGCGGCGCAAGAACCGCTCTTTTCAATTACTTATACGCAAAAGCCCAAGGCGGAAAGTTTTTATTAAGAATAGAAGATACCGATCAAACTAGATCCACCGAAGAGTCTTTTAAGACTATTCTCGAATCCTTGAAATGGTTGGGGATAGAATGGGACGAGGGTCCTGGAGCTGGCGGTCCACATGGTCCATATATTCAATCCGAAAGGATCTCCATTTATAAGGAATACACGGAGAAGCTTATCTCAGAAGGAAAAGCATACCGTTGTTTCTGCACTCAAGAAGAGTTAGAGGCTAAGAAGAAGCAAGCCGAGGCAATGGGTGTGCCTTATGTTTACGATGGATTGCACGCAAACATGAGCGAAGCAGAAGTTCAGGAAAAACTGAAAGCAGGAACTCCTTATTCTGTTCGTTTCAAAACTCCATCTAAAACTCTCATCTTTGATGATATCATCCAAGGAAAAGTAAAATTCGAGACGAAGTTGATCGGCGATTTCATCATCGTTAAGTCGGACGGATTTCCTTCTTATAATTATGCAGTAGTTGTGGATGACGGACTGATGAAGATCTCTCACGTGATCCGAGGTGTAGGACATCTTTCCAATACTCCTCGTCAGATCCTAATCTATGAAGCATTAGGCTTTCCTGTTCCAGAGTTTGCTCACGCTTCTGAGATCGTGGGAATGGACGGAAAAAAATTATCCAAGCGGGCAGGGGCTACTTCTATTCTAGCGTTCCGTGATCTTGGGTACTTGCCGGAAACATTCTTGAATTATATGGCATTGCTTGGATGGACCTCACCTGATGGACAAGAGTTCTTGCCAGGTGATATTCTGAAAAAGACATTCGATGTGCATCGTTGTTCCAAGTCTCCTTCTACTTTCGACGTATTCAAAAAACCGAAAGGAGACGAAGAGGTCGCAACCAATTTCTCCAGCTTGGATCAGATTGCGGAAGCAATGAATCCTAAGTCCAAATTAAATTGGCTATCAAACAAATACATTCGAGAACTTCCTATCGAGACGGTAGCAGAAGCGTTAGCTCCCTTTATAGTAAATCGAAACGATATTCCTGCAGAATACAGGGATCCTAAGAGCGCTGAGCTACGCTCTATAGTGGATAGCGTAAGAGTGTATCTAGATAATCTCAGACAAGCTCCCGATTATATCGCAGAATTTTTTGTCTCCGAACTAAAAGTAGAAGATGGAGAAGCAAAAGAAATTCTAGGCCAAGAATCTTCTCCGAAAGTGATCGAAACTTTTTATAGCTTATTACAGAAATCGGAACCAAAAACCGATGAAGATTATAAAGGTTTGATGGCCCAAACGGGAGAGACAACCGGGCAGAAAGGAAAGACTCTTTTCATGCCAATACGAGTGTCAGCTACCGGTAAGGCTCATGGACTGGAACTACCGATCCTTTTCCCTCTCTTAGGGAAGGAAAAGCTACTCAAACGAATAGAGAAAACATCAGTACAAGTAGGAATTTCCCTACCCTGA